One Terriglobales bacterium genomic region harbors:
- a CDS encoding alpha-ketoglutarate-dependent dioxygenase AlkB, producing the protein IPGAEIYYDPHFLPAGEASRIFNALLSECSWERRRGPFGYAVPRDEAYYGDPGTHYTYSRREYKPLPWIPELLSLKTQVEEATPLSAYANLNLPKQSYNAALCNLYRNGNDSVGLHADAEAEMGPVIASVTLGAARHFRLKRNNGGVVFAEKLPHGSLLIMAGETQKNFKHEVPKEPEITEPRINLTFRRIEH; encoded by the coding sequence CCATTCCCGGCGCGGAAATCTATTATGATCCGCATTTCCTTCCGGCCGGCGAGGCAAGCAGAATATTCAACGCGCTCTTGAGTGAGTGCTCGTGGGAGCGGCGGCGCGGTCCGTTTGGATATGCTGTGCCTCGGGACGAGGCCTATTACGGTGATCCTGGAACGCACTACACATATTCACGCCGCGAGTACAAACCGCTGCCGTGGATTCCGGAATTGCTTTCGCTTAAGACGCAGGTCGAAGAAGCCACGCCACTGTCAGCGTATGCCAACTTGAATTTGCCGAAGCAGAGCTACAACGCCGCGCTCTGCAATCTGTACCGCAACGGAAACGACAGCGTCGGTCTGCACGCCGATGCGGAAGCGGAGATGGGCCCGGTGATCGCATCGGTCACCTTGGGTGCAGCGCGACATTTCCGGCTGAAGCGGAATAACGGAGGGGTCGTGTTCGCTGAAAAGCTGCCGCACGGCAGCCTGTTGATTATGGCCGGGGAAACCCAGAAGAACTTCAAACATGAGGTTCCCAAAGAACCCGAGATCACTGAGCCGCGCATCAATCTGACCTTTCGGCGCATTGAGCATTAG